The Pseudomonas fluorescens genome segment TTGCTCGCGCAACTGTTGGATCACTGGGGCCTGCAACGCCCGGACGTGGTTGCCCACGACTTCGGCGGCGCCACCGCCCTGCGCGCGCATCTGCTCAATGGCAAGGACTACCGCAGCCTGACCCTGATCGATCCGGTGGCGCTGACGCCATGGGGTTCGCCGTTCGTGCAGCACGTGCGCCAGCATGAGGCGGCGTTCAGTGGTCTGCCGGACTACATCCAGCGTGCCATCGTGCCGGCCTACATTCGTGGGGCGATTCATCGCAACATTCCGGATGATGAACTGGCGCCCTATGTGCAGCCGTGGCTCGGCGATCCGGGGCAAGCGGCGTTCTACCGGCAGATCGCGCAGATGGACCAGCGCTACACGCTGGAAGCGCAGCCGCTGTACCCGACGATCCGCTGCCCGGTGCAGATTCTCTGGGGTGAAGACGATCAGTGGATTCCCATCGAACGCGGACGCGAGTTGCACAAGATGATTCCGGGATCGCAGTTTCATCCGGTCCCGAATGCCGGGCACCTGGTGCAGGAAGATGCGCCTGAAGCCATTGTCGCTGCGCTGCTGCGGTTCCTGTGAGCCGAAACATAACTCGTGGGAGCCAGCCTGCTGGCGATAGGGCCGGCACATTCAACGCTTGCGCTGTTTGACACACCGGCTTCGCCAGCAGGCTGGCTCCCACATTGTGCTTTGGTGGATGCAGGCGCACCGCTTTCGCGCCAAATCCGCCACCTCGTCTATACATAACCCCGTCAATCCGTGACTGGCACGACCACTGCAACCTCTTCGCGTCCTCCCCCTTTCCAGCAAGGAACGCCCCCATGACGCAAAACGATCCCGGCAACGATTACCCCCTCAGCGAAGTCCCGATGCACGCGCGCAAAGGCCTGGCCTCCACGGCGATGGTGCTGCTGGGGTTTACCTTTTTCACCGCGACCATGTTCGCCGGCGGCAAGCTCGGTGTGGCGTTCAACTTCGGTGAGATGCTCGCCGTCATCGTCATCGGCAACCTGCTGCTCGGCGTGTACGCCGCCGGTCTCGGTTACATCGCTTTCAAGAGCGGGCTGAATTCGGTGCTGATGGGGCGCTTCTGTTTTGGCGAAGTCGGCAGCAAGCTCAGCGACCTGATCCTCGGGTTCACCCAGATCGGCTGGTACGCCTGGGGCACCGCGACGGCGGCGGTGGTGCTCGGCAAGTATTTCGACTTGAACGAAGCCACGGTGCTGGGGCTGATGGTGCTGTTCGGCCTGGTGTTCTGCGCCACGGCGTATGTCGGTTATCGCGGGCTGGAGATTCTGTCGTACATCGCGGTACCGGCGATGATGTTGCTGCTGATGCTGTCGATGTGGGTCGCCACCGTGAAAGTCGGCGGCCTCGATGGTTTGCTCAGCGTCGTACCGACGGGTTCGCTGGACTGGTCGACCGCCATCACACTGGTGTTCGGCACCTTCGTCAGCGGCGCGACCCAAGCCACCAACTGGACGCGTTTTTCCCGTTCGGCGCGGGTCGCGGTGCTGGCCAGCCTGATCGGTTTCTTCATCGGCAACGGCCTGATGGTACTGATCGGCGCCTATGGCGCGATCGTTTATCAACAGCCCGACGTGGTCGAAGTATTGCTGTTGCAGGGCTTCGCCATGGCAGCGATGGCGATGCTGTTGCTGAACATCTGGAGCACCCAGGACAACACCATCTACAACTTCGCCGTCGCCGGTTGCAACCTGCTGCGCACCGGGCGCCGCAAGACCGTGACCCTGGCCGGTGCCGTGATCGGCACGGTGCTCGCACTGTTGGGCATGTACGACATGCTGGTGCCTTATCTGATCCTGCTCGGCACGGTGATCCCACCGATTGGCGGGGTGATCATGGCGGACTTTTTCTTCCGCTGGCGCGGGCGCTATCCGCGTCTGGCCGACGCACGGTTACCGGCGTTCAACTGGCCGGGGCTCGCGGCTTACGCGGCCGGAACCGTCGCGGCGTTCGGCTCGCCATGGGTCGCGCCGCTGGTGGGCATCGCCGTTGCCGCGTTAACGTATATCGCAGTGACCGGCCTGCTCGGCGCCCGCAACGCGGCCGCCCCTCTACAAGATCTATAAAAGGATTCGCCCGATGCACATCATCAACGCCCGACTGCGCAACCAGGAAGGTCTGCACGAATTGCACCTCGAAGACGGCCTGATCCGCAGCATCGCACGCCAGACCGAAGCGCCGACCCTGGGGCCCGACGACCTCGACGCCGGCGGCAATCTGGTGGTGCCGCCCTTCGTCGAGCCGCACATTCACCTCGACGCCACCCTGACCGCCGGCGAGCCGCGCTGGAACATGAGCGGTACGCTGTTCGAAGGCATCGAGTGCTGGGGCGAGCGCAAGGTCACCATCACCCAGGAAGACACCAAGACCCGGGCCAGGAAAACCATTCAGACCCTCGCCGCCCACGGCATCCAGCACGTGCGCACTCACGTCGATGTCACCGATCCGCAACTCACCGCGCTCAAGGCCATG includes the following:
- the codB gene encoding cytosine permease encodes the protein MTQNDPGNDYPLSEVPMHARKGLASTAMVLLGFTFFTATMFAGGKLGVAFNFGEMLAVIVIGNLLLGVYAAGLGYIAFKSGLNSVLMGRFCFGEVGSKLSDLILGFTQIGWYAWGTATAAVVLGKYFDLNEATVLGLMVLFGLVFCATAYVGYRGLEILSYIAVPAMMLLLMLSMWVATVKVGGLDGLLSVVPTGSLDWSTAITLVFGTFVSGATQATNWTRFSRSARVAVLASLIGFFIGNGLMVLIGAYGAIVYQQPDVVEVLLLQGFAMAAMAMLLLNIWSTQDNTIYNFAVAGCNLLRTGRRKTVTLAGAVIGTVLALLGMYDMLVPYLILLGTVIPPIGGVIMADFFFRWRGRYPRLADARLPAFNWPGLAAYAAGTVAAFGSPWVAPLVGIAVAALTYIAVTGLLGARNAAAPLQDL
- a CDS encoding alpha/beta fold hydrolase codes for the protein MTDWLLDQVFEFNGRQIRHGVRGDGPPLVFVHGTPFSSYVWHRIAPHFFATHRVHYFDLLGYGRSEQPDADVSLGVQNELLAQLLDHWGLQRPDVVAHDFGGATALRAHLLNGKDYRSLTLIDPVALTPWGSPFVQHVRQHEAAFSGLPDYIQRAIVPAYIRGAIHRNIPDDELAPYVQPWLGDPGQAAFYRQIAQMDQRYTLEAQPLYPTIRCPVQILWGEDDQWIPIERGRELHKMIPGSQFHPVPNAGHLVQEDAPEAIVAALLRFL